One Lacunisphaera limnophila DNA window includes the following coding sequences:
- a CDS encoding peptidoglycan D,D-transpeptidase FtsI family protein codes for MSRLIQRRTHRNPRLLVFYGAVIAIVAILIGGLAFHQLFKPGVYSERERLQNLRRVVSPGPRGNLYDREGRLLVGNRPRFSVVLDLAELRPEFRAEYKIVARNYAALAATERPNSDQLARIARTSVAQRYLDQINLILRRNEQVRSPELNRHINQSLLLPYVLLDDLAPEEYARLIERLPVTSPLQVYTSSTRHYPYGSAAAHTLGYVGVNNDPEVEDFPGEDLLTFKMKGSVGRTGLEKIFDTLLEGETGGAIYRVDPAGYKVDLPVEKRMPVQGKNITTSIDIELQQAAEAAMKDGEGKDRTGAAVALDIRTGEVLALVSKPDYDLNQFVPRLSQDEAKAIEESGGWLNRAIQGQYPPGSTFKIITALAGLRAGAIDPAERVMCPGFYQVGNRRFPCHNRNGHGERDLRGAIRDSCNVYFYKNGLEVGPNLIAAEAKRFGFNHATGIELPYEFKSPHVADPAWRAANWKSANLPDGIWRAGDTANIAIGQGDTLITPLQAACMVASFARGETETRPTILHDPKRPRQRSTPIGLSPSDYNAVLEGMEQCYQIGSGKLARVDGLRGAAKTGTAQLGRKDMAWVVAFAPVDNPQVAVAVMLEGAVDDNNFGGGVYAGPVAAAILRSWQEKRDRPVATPVNINLQ; via the coding sequence ATGAGCCGCCTCATCCAGCGCCGCACCCACCGCAACCCGCGCCTGCTGGTCTTCTACGGCGCGGTCATCGCGATCGTGGCCATCCTCATCGGCGGCCTGGCCTTCCACCAGCTCTTCAAGCCAGGCGTCTATAGCGAGCGCGAGCGCCTGCAGAACCTCCGCCGCGTCGTCTCCCCCGGCCCGCGCGGCAACCTCTATGACCGCGAGGGCCGGCTGCTCGTCGGCAACCGCCCGCGCTTCTCCGTCGTGCTCGACCTCGCCGAGCTCCGCCCCGAGTTCCGCGCCGAATACAAGATCGTCGCCCGCAACTACGCCGCGCTGGCCGCCACCGAGCGGCCCAATTCCGACCAGCTCGCCCGCATCGCCCGCACCAGCGTCGCCCAGCGCTACCTCGACCAGATCAACCTCATCCTGCGGCGCAACGAGCAGGTCCGCTCCCCCGAGCTCAACCGGCACATCAACCAGTCGCTCCTCCTCCCCTACGTGCTGCTCGACGACCTCGCCCCCGAGGAGTACGCCCGCCTTATCGAGCGCCTGCCCGTCACCTCCCCTCTCCAGGTCTACACGTCCAGCACCCGCCACTATCCCTACGGCTCCGCCGCCGCCCACACCCTCGGCTACGTCGGCGTCAACAACGACCCCGAGGTCGAGGACTTCCCCGGCGAAGACCTGCTCACCTTCAAGATGAAGGGCTCCGTCGGCCGCACCGGCCTGGAAAAGATCTTCGACACCCTCCTCGAGGGCGAGACCGGCGGCGCCATCTATCGCGTCGATCCCGCCGGCTACAAGGTCGACCTGCCCGTCGAGAAACGCATGCCGGTCCAGGGCAAAAACATCACCACCAGCATCGACATCGAGCTGCAGCAGGCCGCCGAGGCCGCCATGAAGGACGGCGAGGGCAAGGACCGCACCGGCGCCGCCGTCGCCCTCGATATCCGCACCGGCGAGGTCCTCGCCCTCGTCTCCAAGCCGGACTACGACCTCAACCAGTTCGTGCCCCGCCTCTCCCAGGACGAGGCCAAGGCCATCGAGGAATCCGGCGGCTGGCTCAACCGCGCCATCCAGGGCCAGTATCCTCCCGGCTCCACCTTCAAGATCATCACCGCCCTCGCCGGCCTTCGCGCCGGCGCCATCGACCCGGCGGAGCGCGTGATGTGCCCCGGTTTCTACCAGGTCGGTAACCGCCGCTTCCCCTGCCACAACCGCAACGGCCACGGCGAACGCGACCTGCGCGGCGCGATCCGCGATTCCTGCAACGTCTACTTCTACAAGAACGGTCTCGAGGTCGGGCCCAACCTCATCGCCGCCGAGGCCAAACGCTTCGGCTTCAACCACGCCACCGGCATCGAACTCCCCTACGAGTTCAAATCCCCCCACGTGGCCGATCCCGCCTGGCGCGCGGCCAACTGGAAATCCGCCAACCTCCCCGACGGCATCTGGCGCGCAGGCGACACCGCCAACATCGCCATCGGCCAGGGCGACACCCTCATCACCCCCCTCCAGGCCGCCTGCATGGTCGCCTCCTTCGCCCGCGGCGAGACCGAGACCCGCCCCACCATCCTCCACGACCCCAAGCGCCCGCGCCAGCGTTCCACCCCGATCGGCCTGTCGCCTTCCGACTACAACGCCGTCCTCGAGGGCATGGAACAGTGCTACCAGATCGGCAGCGGCAAACTCGCCCGCGTCGACGGCCTGCGCGGCGCCGCCAAGACCGGCACCGCCCAGCTCGGCCGCAAGGACATGGCCTGGGTCGTCGCCTTTGCCCCCGTGGACAACCCGCAGGTCGCCGTCGCCGTCATGCTCGAGGGCGCCGTCGACGACAACAACTTCGGCGGCGGTGTCTATGCCGGCCCGGTCGCCGCGGCGATCCTCCGCTCCTGGCAGGAAAAACGCGACCGCCCCGTCGCGACCCCGGTGAACATCAACCTTCAATAA
- the deoC gene encoding deoxyribose-phosphate aldolase, whose protein sequence is MQASAPTVLSLAKMIDHSLLHPTMTDAQLRAGLQVARDCACATACVKPYAVPLATAVLAGSGVGVCAVAGFPHGNSHPELIVAEAERAIAEGATEIDIVANAGKVLGGDWAWVTAELKLVNDAVTARGALLKVIFENDYLPEAAIIRLCEICTALGIAFVKTSTGYGFVKQPNGDYNYLGATEPHLRLMRQHSDPAVQIKAAGGVRTLDDLLKVRALGVTRIGATATETILREAVRRGIPGPIPPGLSPGPAATAAPSGY, encoded by the coding sequence ATGCAGGCTTCCGCCCCGACGGTCCTCAGCTTGGCGAAGATGATCGATCATTCGCTGCTCCACCCCACTATGACCGACGCCCAGCTGCGGGCCGGTCTGCAGGTGGCCCGCGACTGCGCGTGCGCCACCGCCTGCGTGAAACCCTACGCCGTCCCCCTGGCCACCGCTGTGCTCGCCGGCTCCGGCGTGGGCGTTTGCGCCGTCGCCGGCTTTCCCCACGGCAACAGCCACCCGGAGCTAATCGTTGCCGAGGCGGAGCGCGCGATCGCCGAGGGCGCCACCGAGATCGACATCGTCGCCAACGCCGGCAAGGTCCTCGGCGGCGACTGGGCCTGGGTCACCGCGGAACTGAAGCTCGTGAACGACGCCGTCACCGCCCGCGGCGCCTTGCTCAAGGTGATCTTCGAAAACGACTACCTGCCCGAGGCGGCCATCATTCGCCTGTGCGAAATCTGCACGGCGCTCGGCATCGCCTTCGTGAAGACCTCCACCGGCTACGGCTTCGTGAAGCAGCCCAACGGCGACTACAACTACCTCGGCGCCACCGAGCCCCACCTCCGCCTCATGCGCCAGCACAGCGACCCCGCCGTGCAGATCAAGGCCGCGGGCGGCGTGCGCACGCTCGACGACCTCCTGAAAGTCCGCGCCCTCGGCGTCACCCGCATCGGCGCCACCGCCACCGAGACCATCCTCCGCGAAGCCGTCCGCCGCGGCATCCCCGGCCCGATCCCGCCGGGCCTTTCGCCGGGCCCTGCCGCCACCGCCGCTCCTTCCGGTTATTAA
- a CDS encoding nucleoside hydrolase, translating to MPRRLIFPALFLLGCCLAARATSGPVPVVLATDIGGDVDDTWALAQLLRTPGLDLKMVLTETGEARYRGAVTAKLLEAAGRTDVAVALGTDFGVTSEEYRVQGPWVRDYDLDAYPGPVHADGIGAFIALVMNSPQPVTVIAIGPAPSLGAALQREPRLAARCRFVGMFGSFDVGYDGSPVPVPETNVRFHTDLLRVVLAAPWQDILLTPLDTCGLVTLRDKNYHAVWSATSDPLLRAVIENYCIWAPRVPWMKCDFFAVRSSVLFDCVAVHLAQSENFVEIEPVRYQITSDGMTVRDPAGPLQARVALRWRDQAAFERHLTQVLLTPPPGQP from the coding sequence ATGCCGCGTCGCCTGATCTTCCCCGCCCTCTTCCTGCTGGGATGTTGCCTCGCGGCCCGCGCCACCTCCGGCCCCGTCCCGGTGGTCCTCGCCACCGATATCGGCGGTGATGTCGATGACACCTGGGCGTTGGCGCAACTGCTCCGCACGCCCGGGCTCGACCTGAAAATGGTCCTGACTGAAACCGGTGAGGCGCGCTACCGGGGCGCCGTCACCGCCAAGCTTCTCGAAGCCGCCGGGCGCACGGATGTCGCCGTGGCTCTCGGCACGGACTTCGGCGTCACGAGTGAGGAGTACCGCGTCCAAGGCCCGTGGGTCCGTGATTACGACCTCGACGCCTACCCCGGCCCGGTACACGCGGACGGCATTGGCGCGTTCATCGCTCTGGTGATGAATTCCCCGCAGCCCGTCACCGTCATCGCCATCGGCCCGGCCCCCAGCCTGGGGGCCGCCCTCCAGCGCGAACCCCGCCTCGCCGCCCGCTGCCGCTTCGTGGGCATGTTCGGGAGCTTCGACGTGGGCTACGACGGGAGCCCGGTCCCCGTCCCCGAGACCAACGTCCGCTTCCACACCGACCTGCTCCGCGTCGTGCTCGCCGCCCCGTGGCAGGACATCCTGCTGACGCCGCTCGATACCTGCGGACTCGTCACCCTCCGGGACAAAAACTACCATGCCGTCTGGAGCGCGACCAGCGATCCCCTCCTGCGCGCCGTGATCGAGAATTACTGCATCTGGGCGCCGCGCGTGCCTTGGATGAAATGTGATTTTTTCGCCGTCCGCTCCTCGGTGCTCTTCGACTGCGTAGCCGTGCACCTCGCGCAGTCAGAGAACTTCGTCGAGATCGAGCCGGTCCGCTACCAGATCACCTCGGACGGGATGACCGTCCGTGATCCCGCCGGCCCCTTGCAAGCCCGCGTCGCCCTCCGCTGGCGCGACCAAGCCGCCTTCGAACGTCACCTTACCCAAGTTCTGCTCACGCCGCCCCCCGGCCAGCCCTGA
- a CDS encoding transglutaminaseTgpA domain-containing protein produces the protein MATKPRQLNHDELLRLKWLLGGITALVSLWTVFFLDIEALGLVAVASLVIGLTVIRPQLVTRVPPLVGKLAVPVIIAVAAADFYFSPDTLPVLIRLAMMLVLFRATSVRRKREDLQLLVLGLFLIVVAGVLTVTIEFAFMLLLFTACALGFLFVVNLVDAAGPGAGRTAEAETAWARIGWRMFLGRLRAAADWRLLTFGSVLFIAVVGMSGLLFMIIPRFEVASGFFLDRYITRQSRSGFTDTVKFGDVTELIQDESVAMRVDLTDASGIRGNPYWRLVVLDEYTPEGFRVSAGYKAEMLRGQRVLQQVRGRSLGRRVDEVGGDWTFYVEPGVSRYLPLPGSFSLLRLRDPVPLQIHFGSRVVALRTESMKMTAFQLEGVELGPLLVDARFPQLLADARAVTAPAEAGRRYDPTLMLQGPAGPANEAVLRRILQEITGGETLGAEAFAERASAWLQARHAYALSVRIPPGAGRDDIVRWLDSNEPGFCEYFAAGFTVLARAAGYPARVVAGFHGGSLNAFENYFMVRNSDAHAWAEIHDGQNAWHRVDPTPGNAAAERAAEASADQTQDSSWAARMDSLRVLWYRRIVNFDSRQQVQMIEQVRNLTSGSGAAMRAWLEGQAKRLKAWIARPWDLKRVGRMAALVALLAVAGWMVGRVGRAGWRRWRGRDRAAAMDPVRQKAGRWLGRMAPLGGRNAECLAVREELRRLRYGRRETWPEPRGVFQRAKAARRAARR, from the coding sequence ATGGCCACAAAACCGCGTCAGCTTAATCACGACGAGCTCCTGCGGCTGAAGTGGCTGCTCGGCGGCATCACCGCGCTGGTGTCGTTGTGGACGGTGTTTTTCCTGGATATCGAGGCGCTGGGCTTGGTGGCCGTGGCAAGCCTGGTGATCGGACTCACGGTCATCCGCCCGCAACTGGTCACCCGCGTCCCGCCGCTGGTGGGGAAGCTGGCCGTGCCCGTGATCATCGCGGTGGCGGCCGCCGACTTCTATTTCAGCCCGGATACGCTGCCGGTGCTGATCCGGCTGGCCATGATGCTCGTGCTGTTCCGGGCCACCTCCGTCCGGCGCAAGCGCGAGGACCTGCAGCTGCTGGTGCTCGGTCTCTTCCTGATCGTGGTGGCCGGGGTGCTGACCGTGACGATCGAGTTTGCCTTCATGCTGCTGCTCTTCACGGCGTGTGCGCTGGGATTTCTGTTTGTGGTCAATCTGGTCGACGCGGCGGGCCCGGGGGCGGGGCGGACGGCGGAAGCGGAGACGGCTTGGGCGCGGATCGGCTGGCGGATGTTCCTCGGCCGGCTGCGGGCGGCGGCCGACTGGCGGCTGCTGACCTTCGGCAGCGTGCTGTTCATCGCCGTGGTCGGCATGTCGGGGTTGTTGTTCATGATCATTCCCCGCTTCGAGGTGGCCAGCGGTTTCTTTTTGGATCGCTACATCACGCGGCAGAGCCGCTCGGGGTTCACCGACACGGTGAAGTTTGGCGACGTCACGGAGCTGATCCAGGACGAGAGCGTGGCGATGCGGGTGGACCTCACCGATGCGAGTGGCATCCGGGGCAACCCCTATTGGCGGCTGGTGGTGCTGGATGAGTACACGCCGGAGGGCTTCCGGGTCTCCGCCGGGTACAAAGCGGAGATGCTGCGGGGCCAGCGGGTGTTGCAGCAGGTGCGCGGGCGTTCGCTGGGCCGGCGGGTGGACGAAGTGGGCGGGGACTGGACCTTTTATGTCGAGCCCGGCGTGAGCCGCTATCTGCCGCTGCCGGGGAGTTTCTCCCTGCTGCGGCTCCGCGATCCCGTCCCGCTGCAGATTCACTTTGGCAGCCGGGTGGTGGCGCTGCGCACGGAGTCGATGAAGATGACCGCCTTCCAGCTGGAGGGCGTGGAACTCGGACCGTTGCTGGTGGATGCCCGGTTTCCGCAGCTGCTGGCCGACGCGCGCGCAGTGACGGCTCCCGCCGAGGCGGGCCGGCGGTATGATCCCACCCTGATGCTGCAGGGCCCCGCCGGCCCGGCGAACGAGGCCGTGCTCCGCCGGATTCTGCAGGAAATCACCGGCGGCGAGACGCTGGGGGCGGAGGCGTTCGCCGAGCGGGCCAGCGCCTGGCTGCAGGCCCGCCACGCGTACGCGTTATCGGTCCGGATCCCCCCGGGGGCCGGCCGGGATGACATCGTGCGCTGGCTCGATTCCAACGAACCGGGATTCTGTGAATATTTTGCCGCGGGGTTCACGGTGCTCGCGCGGGCGGCGGGCTACCCCGCGCGGGTGGTCGCGGGTTTTCACGGGGGTTCGCTCAACGCCTTTGAAAACTACTTCATGGTGCGAAACTCCGACGCCCACGCCTGGGCGGAGATTCACGACGGGCAAAACGCCTGGCACCGGGTGGATCCGACGCCCGGCAACGCCGCGGCGGAGCGGGCGGCCGAAGCCAGCGCGGACCAGACGCAGGACAGCAGCTGGGCGGCGCGCATGGACAGCCTGCGCGTGCTCTGGTACCGCCGGATCGTCAACTTCGACTCGCGGCAGCAGGTGCAGATGATCGAACAAGTGCGGAACCTGACCAGCGGCTCGGGCGCGGCGATGCGGGCCTGGCTGGAGGGGCAGGCGAAGCGGTTGAAGGCGTGGATCGCCCGTCCGTGGGACCTGAAACGCGTCGGTCGGATGGCGGCGCTGGTCGCGCTGCTGGCGGTCGCTGGATGGATGGTGGGTCGGGTCGGCCGGGCGGGCTGGCGGCGCTGGCGCGGCCGCGACCGGGCGGCGGCGATGGACCCCGTGCGGCAGAAGGCCGGACGCTGGCTGGGGCGGATGGCGCCGCTTGGCGGACGGAATGCGGAATGCCTGGCGGTGCGCGAAGAACTGCGGCGGCTGCGCTATGGACGGCGCGAGACCTGGCCGGAGCCGCGCGGGGTGTTCCAGCGGGCAAAAGCGGCACGGCGGGCGGCGCGGCGGTGA
- a CDS encoding DUF58 domain-containing protein produces MNTVSTTTPSLDWHGPGARASERRSLTWHSLLWTLVFPKKRHRIALTVPGLFLMALAMGIGSAAYNTASNILFITLSLLLACLLLSGLLSWFNFMDLSWRLRPQGAWRAGHETLVTVEVRNGKRWLPTYSLWFELATQPRRIPEPEVPAGRELKMREILAAAEKHITRGRLDLRERIEPGGTVTLEWGVKPLRRGEARVELTSVGSLFPFGFLRKNLGTEALQPVLVWPAQIEYTWNGGKAAHSGAAGQRTSRAGAGDDLLALRRYQQGDSHRLIHWKASARLGRLMIRQFAAESHDGYVLCVDPAADLWPRPEQFELLCSLAGTLAEDLFATGRLRAVSLQGGAWREIRRLRDVEAWLDELARLEPVAVGARATSTAARTEVGAAPLKTNQNVITFAPEGARGVAAHVNGHKTASA; encoded by the coding sequence ATGAACACTGTCTCCACGACCACCCCGAGCCTCGACTGGCATGGTCCCGGCGCGCGGGCCTCCGAGCGGCGTTCGCTGACCTGGCACTCGCTGCTCTGGACGCTGGTCTTTCCCAAGAAGCGGCATCGCATCGCGCTGACCGTGCCCGGGCTGTTTCTGATGGCGCTGGCGATGGGCATCGGCAGCGCGGCCTACAACACGGCGAGCAACATCCTCTTCATCACGCTCTCGCTGCTGCTCGCCTGCCTGCTGTTGAGCGGCCTGCTCTCGTGGTTCAATTTCATGGACCTGAGCTGGCGCCTGCGGCCGCAGGGCGCCTGGCGCGCCGGCCATGAGACGCTGGTGACGGTCGAGGTGCGCAACGGCAAGCGCTGGTTGCCGACCTACAGCCTGTGGTTTGAGCTGGCGACCCAGCCCCGCCGGATTCCCGAGCCCGAGGTCCCCGCCGGCCGGGAACTGAAGATGCGCGAGATTCTGGCGGCGGCGGAGAAACACATCACCCGGGGCCGCCTCGACCTGCGCGAGCGGATCGAGCCGGGTGGCACCGTGACCCTGGAGTGGGGCGTGAAGCCGCTGCGCCGCGGCGAGGCGCGCGTCGAGCTGACGTCCGTCGGTTCGCTGTTCCCCTTCGGTTTCCTGCGCAAGAACCTCGGCACGGAGGCGCTCCAGCCGGTGCTGGTGTGGCCGGCGCAGATCGAATATACGTGGAACGGCGGGAAGGCCGCACATTCGGGGGCCGCGGGCCAGCGCACCAGCCGGGCCGGCGCGGGGGACGACCTGCTCGCGCTCCGGCGCTACCAGCAGGGTGACTCCCACCGGCTCATCCACTGGAAGGCCAGCGCCCGCCTCGGCCGGCTGATGATCCGTCAGTTCGCCGCCGAAAGCCATGATGGCTACGTGCTGTGCGTGGATCCCGCCGCCGACCTCTGGCCGCGGCCCGAGCAATTCGAGCTGCTGTGCAGCCTGGCCGGCACGCTCGCCGAGGATCTCTTTGCCACCGGGCGGCTGCGCGCCGTCAGCCTCCAGGGCGGGGCCTGGCGCGAGATCCGCCGGCTGCGCGATGTCGAGGCCTGGCTGGATGAGCTGGCGCGACTGGAGCCGGTGGCCGTGGGCGCGCGGGCAACCTCGACCGCCGCCCGCACCGAGGTCGGCGCGGCTCCACTGAAGACCAACCAAAACGTCATCACCTTCGCGCCGGAGGGGGCGCGAGGGGTGGCGGCCCATGTCAATGGCCACAAAACCGCGTCAGCTTAA
- a CDS encoding AAA family ATPase yields MSDFAPAAEVASVRDALARLKANMRVTIKGKDDVIDQALVCLLAGGHLLIEDLPGVGKTTLAYSLARSMDCAFSRIQFTSDLLPTDVTGVSIYDENLKEFVFKSGPVFANVVLADEINRATPKTQSALLEVMDRSKVTVDGEAHAVGTPFMVVATQNPVDYEGTFPLPESQMDRFLMRLQMGYPRPGDELEILRTPKLGYDAIALNPVVTRSDVLKMQALAGKVFVEDSVLDYILKIITATRTEVEFKAGVSVRGGLALRIAAQARALLLGRDFVIPEDIQEAAGPVLAHRLSLARQTSDAMEERRTVLAALRRIIAAVPVPE; encoded by the coding sequence ATGAGTGATTTTGCCCCCGCCGCCGAAGTAGCTTCCGTCCGCGATGCCCTGGCCCGGCTTAAGGCCAACATGCGCGTCACCATCAAGGGCAAGGACGACGTGATCGACCAGGCCCTGGTCTGCCTGCTGGCCGGCGGGCACCTGCTGATCGAGGATCTGCCGGGAGTCGGCAAGACCACGCTGGCGTACTCGTTGGCGCGGTCGATGGACTGCGCGTTCTCGCGCATCCAGTTCACCAGCGACCTGCTGCCGACCGACGTCACGGGCGTATCCATCTACGACGAGAACCTCAAGGAGTTCGTGTTCAAGTCGGGGCCGGTCTTCGCCAACGTGGTGCTGGCCGACGAGATCAACCGGGCCACGCCCAAGACGCAATCGGCGCTGCTGGAGGTCATGGACCGCAGCAAGGTGACGGTGGATGGCGAGGCCCATGCGGTGGGCACGCCCTTCATGGTCGTGGCGACGCAGAATCCGGTCGATTACGAAGGCACCTTCCCGCTGCCGGAGAGCCAGATGGACCGCTTCCTCATGCGGCTGCAGATGGGTTACCCCCGGCCGGGCGACGAGCTGGAGATCCTGCGCACGCCCAAACTCGGCTATGATGCCATCGCGCTCAACCCCGTCGTGACCCGGTCCGATGTCCTCAAGATGCAGGCGCTGGCCGGCAAGGTCTTCGTGGAGGACAGCGTGCTCGACTACATCCTCAAGATCATCACCGCCACGCGCACGGAGGTCGAGTTCAAGGCCGGCGTGAGCGTGCGTGGTGGCCTCGCTCTGCGCATCGCGGCGCAGGCGCGCGCGCTGCTGCTGGGCCGGGACTTTGTGATCCCGGAGGATATCCAGGAGGCGGCCGGCCCGGTGCTGGCGCACCGCCTCTCGCTCGCGCGCCAGACCTCGGATGCGATGGAGGAGCGGCGCACCGTGCTGGCGGCGCTGCGGCGGATCATCGCGGCCGTGCCGGTGCCGGAGTGA
- a CDS encoding Na+/H+ antiporter — protein MTGFEHALILLLLLALLSVLGRRLPWPLPITYVAGASLAALWPAFPRIDLDPGFFFLCFVPPLLFSDGWLMSLRDFWSAKRPIFTLATGLVVLTTLSVGLVAHWLVPGLPLAMAFALGAVVSPTDAVAVAAITHRLKVPPRLTAVLNGESLMNDATGLVAFKFALGAVALGSFSLQAAALDFVLLAAGGLAVGFAISWTVGRLRDLLQRVHGADAMLETTISLLTPYAAYLAAEALGLSSILAVVAAGLYAGWRDPLRMDAQTRQTTWNVWSVVLFWLNGLAFVLLGLQLPSVLAAISASHTPGQLALFTAAVSGTAMLTRLLWICPGGYVPFLLFRHTLRNESRPPWTWFAVAGWAGMRGTITLAAALSIPAVMADGSPFPGRDLVIFLAAGVIVVTLLLQGTTLEALICRLGVRPDDTQMKEERRARIAAVDAGLKALRAVPLVTTAPEEAAALGEIISEYEHRLAELTAYGETRDSARIRRASTRHHRLGALAAERAALDDLWRRNLITDETHRPLQHLLDHEEAMLRGQSESVETA, from the coding sequence GTGACCGGTTTCGAACACGCGCTGATCCTGCTGCTCCTGCTGGCTCTGCTCAGCGTGCTGGGCCGCCGCCTCCCCTGGCCGCTGCCCATCACCTATGTCGCCGGCGCCAGCCTCGCGGCCCTCTGGCCGGCCTTCCCGCGGATCGACCTGGATCCGGGCTTCTTCTTCCTCTGCTTCGTGCCGCCCCTGCTCTTCTCCGACGGCTGGCTCATGTCGCTGCGGGACTTCTGGTCCGCGAAGCGCCCCATCTTCACCCTGGCCACCGGCCTGGTCGTGCTCACCACCCTGAGCGTTGGGCTCGTGGCCCACTGGCTGGTGCCGGGCCTGCCGCTCGCCATGGCCTTCGCCCTCGGCGCGGTGGTTTCGCCCACCGATGCCGTCGCCGTCGCCGCCATCACGCACCGCCTCAAGGTCCCGCCCCGCCTCACCGCCGTGCTCAACGGCGAGAGCCTGATGAACGACGCCACCGGCCTCGTCGCCTTCAAGTTCGCCCTCGGGGCCGTCGCGCTGGGTTCGTTCTCCCTCCAGGCAGCGGCGCTGGACTTCGTGCTGCTCGCCGCCGGTGGCCTCGCTGTCGGCTTCGCCATCAGCTGGACCGTGGGCCGGCTCCGGGACCTGCTCCAGCGGGTGCACGGAGCCGATGCCATGCTCGAGACCACCATCTCGCTGCTGACGCCCTACGCCGCCTACCTCGCCGCGGAGGCCCTCGGCCTGTCCAGCATCCTGGCCGTCGTGGCCGCCGGCCTCTACGCCGGCTGGCGCGATCCGCTGCGGATGGATGCCCAGACGCGGCAGACCACGTGGAATGTGTGGAGCGTGGTGCTGTTCTGGCTCAACGGCCTCGCATTCGTCCTGCTCGGGCTGCAACTGCCCTCCGTGTTGGCCGCCATCAGCGCCTCCCACACCCCCGGCCAGCTGGCCCTGTTCACCGCCGCCGTGTCCGGCACCGCGATGCTCACGCGCCTGCTGTGGATCTGCCCCGGCGGCTACGTGCCTTTCCTGCTCTTCCGGCACACTCTGCGCAACGAATCCCGGCCGCCGTGGACCTGGTTCGCCGTGGCCGGCTGGGCCGGGATGCGCGGCACCATCACCCTCGCCGCCGCCCTCTCCATCCCCGCGGTCATGGCTGATGGTTCGCCGTTTCCCGGACGCGACCTCGTCATCTTCCTCGCCGCCGGCGTGATCGTCGTCACGTTGCTCCTCCAAGGCACCACCCTCGAGGCGTTGATCTGCCGCCTGGGCGTGCGGCCTGACGACACCCAGATGAAGGAGGAGCGCCGGGCCCGCATCGCGGCGGTTGACGCCGGACTCAAGGCCCTGCGCGCGGTGCCCCTGGTGACAACCGCCCCGGAGGAAGCAGCCGCCCTGGGCGAGATCATCAGCGAGTACGAGCACCGCCTCGCCGAGCTCACGGCCTACGGCGAAACCCGCGACAGCGCCCGCATCCGCCGCGCCTCGACGCGCCACCACCGTCTCGGCGCCCTGGCCGCGGAGCGCGCCGCGTTGGACGACCTGTGGCGCCGCAACCTGATCACCGACGAAACCCACCGCCCCCTCCAGCACCTGCTCGACCACGAGGAAGCCATGCTCCGCGGCCAGTCGGAGTCGGTGGAGACCGCGTGA